The Arthrobacter russicus genome has a segment encoding these proteins:
- a CDS encoding thiolase family protein — translation MSGESADRTAVVVAARRTAFGRVGGLHAGLGAAELLAPLLTELAAALPGAPDDVLIGNAVGGGGNLARLASLRAGLPVQVPGVTVDRQCGSGLEAVIQACRLIQAGAGSAYLAGGVESISTAPARANRRADGSLEFFDRARFAPAELGDPDMGVGAENVAGAFGISRERQDTFALRSHQLAAASAAGFRAEISGPAADECPRGRMTASVLARFPAAFVPGGTVTAGNSCQDADGAVALLVLSRRRAEALGYAGGLVFRSAAAAGVDPNLPGIGAAEAIRKLGGVRAAGLIEITEAFAAQVLACADLLGVPEQQLNLSGGALALGHPYAASGALQVLRLFGQSAERGPGTESIAAISIAGGLGLATRWCWEALNAGDAGQPSS, via the coding sequence GTGTCCGGCGAATCGGCTGACCGGACCGCGGTCGTCGTTGCAGCCCGGCGCACCGCATTCGGCCGGGTCGGTGGCCTGCACGCGGGATTGGGCGCAGCCGAACTGCTGGCCCCGTTGCTCACTGAACTGGCCGCGGCATTGCCCGGTGCCCCGGATGACGTGCTGATCGGCAATGCCGTGGGCGGGGGCGGGAACCTGGCCCGGCTGGCGAGCCTGCGCGCCGGACTGCCGGTCCAGGTTCCGGGCGTGACCGTAGACCGGCAATGCGGCTCCGGACTCGAAGCGGTGATCCAGGCCTGCCGGCTGATCCAAGCCGGCGCCGGATCCGCGTATCTGGCCGGTGGCGTCGAGAGCATCAGCACGGCTCCGGCCAGGGCGAACCGGCGCGCGGACGGCAGCTTGGAATTCTTCGACCGGGCCCGGTTCGCGCCCGCCGAACTGGGTGATCCGGACATGGGCGTCGGTGCGGAGAATGTCGCCGGGGCCTTCGGCATCAGCCGGGAACGTCAGGACACCTTCGCCTTGCGCAGCCATCAGCTCGCCGCGGCCTCGGCCGCCGGATTCCGTGCCGAGATTTCGGGTCCGGCGGCAGACGAATGCCCACGCGGCCGGATGACGGCTTCGGTGCTGGCCCGATTCCCCGCCGCGTTCGTCCCAGGCGGCACCGTGACCGCGGGCAATTCCTGTCAGGACGCCGACGGGGCAGTGGCCTTGTTGGTGCTTTCCCGGCGTCGGGCTGAAGCGCTGGGCTACGCCGGCGGATTGGTGTTCCGCTCCGCGGCAGCCGCGGGAGTGGATCCGAATCTCCCCGGAATCGGAGCCGCGGAGGCGATCCGGAAACTGGGTGGTGTTCGGGCTGCGGGATTGATCGAAATCACCGAAGCCTTCGCCGCCCAGGTGCTCGCCTGTGCAGATCTGCTCGGTGTGCCCGAGCAGCAGCTCAACCTCAGTGGCGGGGCTTTGGCGCTCGGCCACCCCTATGCTGCTTCCGGTGCCCTGCAGGTGCTGCGCCTGTTCGGACAGTCAGCCGAACGCGGACCGGGAACGGAGTCGATCGCCGCGATCAGCATTGCCGGCGGCCTCGGGCTGGCCACGCGCTGGTGCTGGGAAGCGCTGAACGCGGGGGACGCCGGTCAGCCGAGCAGCTAG
- a CDS encoding energy-coupling factor ABC transporter ATP-binding protein produces MPIEFSAATVHVPAADAAADLELLAPTSLHLTENRIAVIGANGSGKSTLLRLVNGLVRPSAGSVTVNGLDTAKDGPAVRRSVGFMFTDPLSQLVMPTPLEDVELSLRRQYPDRTARRAAAESWLARFGLLGLAGNSVYSLSGGERQLVALTSVLAVRPEVLVLDEPTTLLDLANTHRLRQLLGGLDQQIVFATHDLDFAAGADRLLWVDRGSIAFDGAPGPGIERYRELAGSEIWPRQES; encoded by the coding sequence ATGCCGATCGAATTCAGCGCGGCGACCGTCCACGTACCGGCCGCTGATGCGGCGGCGGACCTGGAGCTGCTGGCCCCGACTTCGCTGCACCTGACCGAAAACCGGATCGCGGTGATCGGCGCGAACGGCTCTGGCAAGTCGACGCTGCTCCGGTTGGTCAATGGCCTGGTCCGGCCCAGCGCCGGTTCAGTCACGGTCAACGGTCTGGACACCGCCAAGGACGGACCCGCGGTTCGCCGCTCGGTGGGGTTCATGTTCACCGACCCGCTCTCGCAATTGGTCATGCCCACACCTCTGGAGGACGTCGAGCTTTCCCTGCGACGGCAATACCCGGACCGGACGGCCCGACGGGCGGCCGCCGAATCCTGGCTGGCGCGGTTCGGTTTGCTCGGGCTTGCCGGCAACAGCGTCTATTCGCTCTCCGGCGGCGAACGCCAGCTGGTCGCCCTGACCAGCGTCCTGGCCGTGCGGCCGGAGGTGCTGGTCCTGGACGAACCGACGACGCTGCTGGACCTGGCCAACACGCACCGGCTTCGGCAGCTGCTCGGCGGCCTGGATCAACAAATTGTCTTCGCGACCCATGACTTGGACTTCGCTGCCGGTGCCGACCGGCTTTTGTGGGTGGACCGGGGAAGCATCGCCTTCGACGGCGCCCCCGGGCCGGGCATCGAACGCTACCGCGAACTGGCCGGTTCTGAGATTTGGCCGCGGCAGGAGTCCTGA
- a CDS encoding energy-coupling factor transporter transmembrane component T family protein, producing the protein MRGHSFLIGQYQAGNSWLHRTPYLVKLLGMAAVGALCYLLPLLWPPGWLPVLLLLAGLVACYPLAGLSWRSLMGSLKLLWPVLVFLAGYQFWSKGWTEGWPVAVNLVAVLLSCVYAAGLLSLSTPVQEVLDGLAALVRPLRPLGVDDEKFALTVSIMFRSIPYLLGSYADVHDAAKARGLERSIRAHVLPTVIATVGLAQSTGEALAARGLGD; encoded by the coding sequence ATGCGAGGGCACAGTTTTCTGATCGGGCAGTACCAGGCGGGAAACTCCTGGCTGCACCGGACCCCGTATCTGGTCAAACTGCTGGGCATGGCCGCCGTCGGCGCGCTTTGTTACCTGCTCCCGCTGCTCTGGCCGCCCGGCTGGTTGCCAGTGTTGCTGTTGCTTGCCGGTTTGGTGGCCTGCTACCCGCTGGCCGGACTGTCCTGGCGCAGCCTTATGGGCTCGCTGAAGCTGCTTTGGCCGGTCTTGGTTTTCCTGGCCGGATACCAGTTCTGGAGCAAAGGCTGGACCGAAGGCTGGCCCGTCGCGGTGAACCTCGTCGCGGTCTTGCTCAGCTGCGTCTACGCGGCCGGCCTGCTCAGCCTCAGCACCCCGGTGCAGGAAGTTCTCGACGGCTTGGCTGCGCTGGTCCGGCCACTGCGACCGCTCGGCGTGGACGATGAGAAGTTCGCGCTCACCGTGAGCATCATGTTCCGCAGCATCCCCTACCTCTTGGGCTCCTATGCCGACGTCCACGACGCTGCCAAGGCCCGTGGCCTGGAGCGCTCGATCCGTGCCCATGTGCTGCCTACCGTGATCGCCACGGTGGGCTTGGCGCAATCCACCGGCGAAGCGCTCGCCGCCCGCGGCTTGGGCGACTAG
- a CDS encoding biotin transporter BioY, protein MTQHPTPLSTPARTAVAGRSVRRRWGAQDLSLIAVFAALLVVAAVVPPLQIGNVLSVPLTLQTLIITLTGLLLGAGRAFAAVGLYTLLGLLGLPIFSGFRGGLAILAGPSAGYILSFPLAAALVGLLAGIVIRRNLRARALWLGIAGIAGLLLNHALGIVGMMLNGKLGLTAAITADAVFIPGDLVKIALAVLLALSLHRAFPQLLRNR, encoded by the coding sequence TTGACGCAGCATCCGACCCCGCTCAGCACTCCGGCCCGTACCGCGGTCGCCGGCCGATCGGTCCGCCGTCGCTGGGGCGCCCAGGACCTGTCGCTGATCGCGGTCTTCGCCGCCCTGCTGGTAGTCGCCGCGGTGGTGCCGCCGCTGCAGATCGGAAACGTGCTCAGCGTGCCCCTGACGCTGCAGACCTTGATCATCACACTGACCGGGTTGCTCCTGGGCGCCGGCCGCGCCTTCGCCGCCGTCGGCCTCTACACCCTGCTGGGCCTGCTCGGCCTGCCGATCTTTTCCGGATTCCGCGGCGGCCTGGCGATCCTGGCCGGCCCGAGCGCCGGCTACATCCTGAGCTTCCCGTTGGCTGCGGCGCTGGTCGGGCTGCTCGCCGGAATCGTCATCCGGCGGAATCTGCGGGCCCGGGCGCTCTGGCTCGGCATTGCCGGCATTGCCGGCCTGCTGCTCAACCACGCGCTCGGCATCGTCGGTATGATGCTCAACGGCAAGCTCGGCCTGACCGCGGCGATCACTGCCGATGCGGTCTTCATCCCGGGCGACCTGGTGAAAATCGCGCTCGCGGTGCTGCTCGCGTTGAGCCTGCACCGGGCATTCCCCCAGCTGCTGCGGAACCGCTGA